The following is a genomic window from Streptomyces lincolnensis.
GGTCGAGCGGGGCCGGCACTGGGCCGGTGGCGACCCGGTGCCCGGCTCGATGTTCGTGGACGGCTTCGGCTCCTCGGAGCTCGGCTGGGGTGGCGTGCTGGGCCTGATCACGGTTCCCGGAGTCACGGCGCCCCACCGGTGTCTCGGCGTTCCGCAGCCCTTCGCCGAGGTCGCCGTCCTACGGCCGGACGGCTCACCGGCCGAGGCGGGCGAGGTCGGGTTGCTCGGCGTGAAGGGCGCGACGGTGACGCCGGGCTATTGGAACGACTCGGACAAGACCTATCGCAGCCTGCTGAACGGCTACTGGCTCTCCGGTGACCTCGTCTTCCGCGACGAGGCGAACCGCTTCCACCACGTCGACCGGGTGGTCGACGCGATTCACACCGCCGGCGGGATGGTCTACTCGGTCCTCACCGAGGAGATCCTGCTGGCCCACCTGCCGGAGATCAACGACTGCGTGGTGGTGGCGGCCGAGCGGTCCGGTGAGGTCCGCGCCATCGCCCTGGTCCACCTCCGCGACGGCCACGGCACCGACGGAATGCTGGCCCGGATCAACAAGGTCCTGGACGGCCTGGGGCACACGCCGCTCGCCGATGTGCGGGCGACGGACGTGGCAGCGGTCCCGGTCGGTGTCACCGGCAAGGTACTCAAACGCAGACTCCGCCAGACGTACGCCGGCACAGCCGCCCCGGCGGCCGGACACACGGTCTCCGTTCCGGCGGAACAGGGCCGCTGATCGCATGGCGGCGGGGCGGACAGCGGGAGGACAGATGTCAAGCATCCGGGACCGGGGCACGAGCGCCCGGAATCCGAACGACGAGGAGAAGGCATGACCGCGGACACGGGCCCGCCGCCCCCGGCGAAGCGCTGGGTGATACCCGCCCTCATCGCGTACTCCTTCTCGGAAGCGCCGGTCGTGACCACCCTGACCGCGGTCACGGCCGTCATCGCCGGCGCGGCCCCGGTCGGTATCACCGTCGCGATCGGCGAACTGGTGAACGGGCTCACCTCGGCGATCGGCCAGGGCCTGGACACTCCGGTGGCCCGGGAGTGCTACCGCTGGATCGCCCTCGTCGTCGTGCTCTTCCTCCTCGCCCAGCTCGCCGAGTCGGCGCGGATGGCTCTGGGTGAGGCCCTCGGCCGCCGGGTCACCGGCCGGCTCAACGAGCGCGTGATGATGGCCGCCTCCGAGCCGGCGACCATCGGTCACCTGGAGGATCCCGCCTATCTCGATCGGCTCAGGCGGGCCCGGGGCGACGGCACCATCGACATGCCCCCCGGAGAAGCGGTCTTCGGCTTCTCCACCAGGGCCTCGATCTGGGTGACCAGCATCGGCTCCGCGGCACTGCTCACCCGGGCCACCTGGGGACTGGGGCTGATCGTCTTCGCCGTCTTCGCCGTGATCCACTCCCGGCTGGTCCGGAACTACCGGACGGCCGTCGTCGAGACCATGAACCAGTCGAAGAAGCTCCGCCGTACGTCGTACCTGCGGGACGTGCCGACCACACCGGGCGCGGCCAGGGAAGTGCGTGTCTTCGGCCTCGCCTCCTTCTTCCGCGATGCCTACCAGACGGAGTGGCGCGCGAACATGACGGAGGTCTGGCGGCGGCGGCGCGAGCACGACCTGTTCGTCGTGGTGGTGGTCGTGGTCACCGGCGTCACGGTCGCCTCGGCCTTCTACTACCTGGCCTACCAGGCCGCCACCGGAGAGGCGACGTTGGGCGATCTGGCGGTCGGCGGCCTGGCCGTCCGGGCCCTGCTTCAGATGCTCCGGGCGGACGACGACGACCTCCGCATGGGCTTCGGCTCGAAGGCAGCCGCCGAGGCGTTCACCTTTCCGGTCGTGGCATCACCCGTCGGGCCGGACAAGAACCCCTGGCCGGCGCCTGCCACGACCCTCTCCTGCGAGGACCTGCGCTTCCGCTACGGCGGCGCCGCGGGCGAGGTGCTGCACGGCATCGACCTCGCCGTTCCCGCGGGGCAGTCACTCGCCGTCGTCGGTCTCAACGGCGCCGGCAAGACGACGCTGGCCCGGCTTCTCGCCGGCCTGGACGCTCCGAGCGAGGGGTCCGTCCGGGTCGGGGACACCCCGATCGAGGACGCCAACCGCCGGAGCTGGCAGCGTCAAGTGGTCGCCGTCTTCCAGGACTTCGGCCGCTATGAGCTGACGGTGCGGGACAACATCGCCTTCGGTTCCCTGCCCCACGCGGACGACGAGGAGGGCCTGCGCGCCGTGGCGCGCCAGGCCGGGCTGCTGAAGTTCATCGAGGGACTTCCGAGCGGCTGGGACACGGTGATGTCCAGCGGCTACTCGGGCGGGGTCGACGCGTCGGGCGGCGAGTGGCAGCGCATCGCCATCGCCCGGGCACTGTTCGGCCTGCGGCACGGAGCACAGCTCCTGATCATGGACGAGCCGGCCGCGAGCCTCGACGCCCGCGCCGAGGCCCAGCTCTACGACACGTTCCACGAACTCACCGCGGGTGCCACCACCATCGCGATCTCGCACCGGTTCGCGACCGTCCGCAAGGCGGAGCGGGTGGTCGTGCTCGATCACGGCCGGATCATCGAAGACGGCACGCACGAGGATCTGATCACCGCGGACGGCCGGTACGCCGAGCTGTTCCGCCTACAGGCAAAGCGCTTCGAGGAGGCACGGTCTTGACCAGCGCACTGCGCTTCGTCCTCACGATCGGACCCCGCACCGACCGGGTCCGGTCCCTGATCGTGGTGGCGGTGGTGATTCTCGAACAGGCCACCGGGATCGGCCTCGCGGTGTTGCTCGGACTGTTCAGCGAGGCGGCGAACCGGCATTCGACCGGCGACGTGCTGACACTCGCGCTGTGTGCGGCGGTCTTCGTGATGCTCACTCAGGGCACCTTCATCGCCGGCTACTTCACCCGCCTGCGCCTCCAGGAGGAGATCCAGAACGACGTCGAGCGCCAGTTCCTCGACGTGGTCGGCACGACGCCGACGCTGGAGGTCCACGAGCGGTCGAGCCGTTCCGACAAGGCGGCGCTGTACCGCGATGCGCGGGGCGAGATCGGGCCGGGTTTCGACCGGCTGCTGTTGCTGGCCGGAGCCGCGCTGGTCCTGATCGCCTCGGCCGCCCTGATGGCCTCGGTCGTTCCCGTCCTCGCCGTACTGCCGCTCTTCGCCGTCCCCACGGTGCTGGCCACCCGGGCGGCGGACGACAAGCGCGGTCAGGCCATGGAACGCGCCACGCCCCGGACCCGGCTGGCCGGTCACCTGTTCACGCTCGCCACCACGGCCGCACCCGGTCGTGAGACCCGCCTCTTCGGTCTGGCGGGCGAGCTGCGGCGCAGGCACCGCGAGGCGTGGGACTCCGCGGGCCGGGACATCGCCCGGGCCGACCGACGGGCCCGGATCCCGATCGCGCTGGCCTGGCTGTTCTTCGTACTGGCGTACGCGATCGCCATCGTCCTGATGGTGCGGGCCGGTCTGTCCGGCGATGCCTCGCTGGGCCTCGTCGTCACCGCCATCGCCGTCAGCAGCCAGATCACCGGCCAGGTGCAGGGCGTGCTGAGCATGACCTTCTGGACGCTGGAGTCGCTTCGGGCCACCCGGGCGTTCCTCGACGTGGTGGAGGACGCCGCCGTGGAGCGGGCGGCCGTCGTGCCGGCCACGCCGGTGGCCGTACCGGCCCGG
Proteins encoded in this region:
- a CDS encoding ABC transporter ATP-binding protein, with the translated sequence MTSALRFVLTIGPRTDRVRSLIVVAVVILEQATGIGLAVLLGLFSEAANRHSTGDVLTLALCAAVFVMLTQGTFIAGYFTRLRLQEEIQNDVERQFLDVVGTTPTLEVHERSSRSDKAALYRDARGEIGPGFDRLLLLAGAALVLIASAALMASVVPVLAVLPLFAVPTVLATRAADDKRGQAMERATPRTRLAGHLFTLATTAAPGRETRLFGLAGELRRRHREAWDSAGRDIARADRRARIPIALAWLFFVLAYAIAIVLMVRAGLSGDASLGLVVTAIAVSSQITGQVQGVLSMTFWTLESLRATRAFLDVVEDAAVERAAVVPATPVAVPARLDHGIKVEGLDFQYWNRDQPSLNGIDIEFPAGAVVALVGENGAGKSTFVKMLSGLYQPSAGRVLVDGTDLAQFAPEDWRSRITVAFQDPVHIEMSLRDTIGLGRLQRRDDPERILEALRTAGGDKLLASLPEGLETRLGRKSWDGKGLSGGQWQTVANARAAMRQEPLLRILDEPTSSLDARAEEWLFQQYAGLSRLEGGVTVLVTHRFTTARAADLIVVLDGGRVVEVGTHDTLSQADGLYAELFRLQARYFV
- a CDS encoding ABC transporter ATP-binding protein, translated to MTADTGPPPPAKRWVIPALIAYSFSEAPVVTTLTAVTAVIAGAAPVGITVAIGELVNGLTSAIGQGLDTPVARECYRWIALVVVLFLLAQLAESARMALGEALGRRVTGRLNERVMMAASEPATIGHLEDPAYLDRLRRARGDGTIDMPPGEAVFGFSTRASIWVTSIGSAALLTRATWGLGLIVFAVFAVIHSRLVRNYRTAVVETMNQSKKLRRTSYLRDVPTTPGAAREVRVFGLASFFRDAYQTEWRANMTEVWRRRREHDLFVVVVVVVTGVTVASAFYYLAYQAATGEATLGDLAVGGLAVRALLQMLRADDDDLRMGFGSKAAAEAFTFPVVASPVGPDKNPWPAPATTLSCEDLRFRYGGAAGEVLHGIDLAVPAGQSLAVVGLNGAGKTTLARLLAGLDAPSEGSVRVGDTPIEDANRRSWQRQVVAVFQDFGRYELTVRDNIAFGSLPHADDEEGLRAVARQAGLLKFIEGLPSGWDTVMSSGYSGGVDASGGEWQRIAIARALFGLRHGAQLLIMDEPAASLDARAEAQLYDTFHELTAGATTIAISHRFATVRKAERVVVLDHGRIIEDGTHEDLITADGRYAELFRLQAKRFEEARS